Genomic segment of Proteus vulgaris:
AGTGGTGTCCCCGTAAAGCCAATGTAAGCGGCTTTTGGCAGCGCCTGTTGCATTCGAATGTTGTTTTCACCGTTTTGGCTGCGGTGGCCTTCATCAACTAGGACAATCATGTCAGGGCTGTCGTTATAACACTCTGGCAGTTCAATCGCGGTGCCAAACTTGTTGATGATGGAGAAGATGATGCGCTCGTTGCCTTTGCCGATTTGCTCCGCTAAGCGGCGGCCTGTGGTTACCATGGCTGTTTTACGATCTTTTTCAGACAGTGCACCGCCAAATGATTGGACACCGCTTTGCCGTCGCTGCTCGCAGCAGCCAGCTTCATGGCCAGCGCCGCCTCGTGAGTCTGCGCGTCAAAGTTTCTGAACTTGGTCGCATCAGCGCCGAGGTAAGCAAGGATGCGCATTTTTTCAGTAAGCGGTGGCTCGGGGTGTGCAGCAACTTTTGGGGCGAGCTGAACGACCTGAACCCATTCCTCCTGCGAAATCGCACCGGTAATAGCCTACATGTTGCGCCCGAGTTCCTGCATGATCTTGCGTAGCGCCAGTGGCTCAACCTGGGTAGCGTCACCAGCCCAAGCTGGCAACTGAAAACCCCATAAAAGCAGGCAGGCCGTAACGGTCAGGGTGATAGTTCCAAATGCGTGGCTGTGTTTGCGGTGGGTCATGAAATTCTCCTGTAATTCAATCGTTCTCTCATTCGAACTCCCGCCCTTCGCCAGCTTCCTCATGGGTCACGCCGTCGCGGATGTGGTAGATGCGCTTGAATGTGGGGATGATCTTTTCGTCATGGGTGACGACGATGATGGCGGTCTCTAACTTCCGGGCCATGTCGTTGAGGATGCGGATTACAGCCATGGCGCGCTCGGAATCCAGCGGCGCAGTAGGTTCATCGGCCAGGATCACCGGCGGACGATTGACCAGTCCGCGCGCGATGGCGACCCGTTGCTGCTCGCCACCGGAGAGTTGCGAGGGCATTGCGCGAGCTCGGTGTTGCACATCAAGCGCTGTGAGCAATTCCAGTGCCTTCGCGCGCGACTCTCCATTCGCGACGCCTGCAAGCATCGGCAGCAGCGCCACGTTGTCGGTGACATCGAGAAACGGAATCAGGTACGGCGCCTGGAAAACGAAACCGATCTTGTCACGCCGTAAGGCGCGCAGGTCGCGGACTTTCCAGCCATCGGCGTAGATCACTTCATCGCCCAGCGTCATGCGACCGGCGGTCGGTTCGATCACCGCACCCAGACACTTGAGCAGCGTGCTCTTGCCGGACCCGGAAGGGCCGATCAGTCCCACCACTTCACCAGGCGCAACATGCATATTCACGTCTCTCAAGGCAAAGACAGCGGTGTCACCATCGCCATACCGCTTGCTTAAACTTTCGATGTGTATCCCTTTGCCACTCATCTCAACCTCCAATGGCTTCGGCCGGATCGACCTTGAGTGCCATGCTAATGGCGACGAGGCTAGCTAGAACGCAGATCACGAGCACAGCAAAAAAACCGGCGACAGAATCCATTGGCGTGAGCAGGACATATTTTGGAAAAGCCGGTGCTGAAAAGGTGGCTGTGATCTTGCCGACCACGAAGCCAATCACGCCCAGGGCGAGCGCCTGCTGCATGATCATCGCGGCGATGGTTCGGTTGCGTGTGCCGATGAGCTTCAACACCGCGATCTCACGGATTTTGTCCATCGTCAGCGAATAGATGATGAAGGCAACGATGGCCGCGCTAACGATGGCCAGAATCACAAGGAACATGCCGATCTGCTTGGCCGAGGTGGCGATCAGCTTGCCGACGAGGATGTCTTCCATCTGTGCCCGGGTGTAGACCGTCAAACGCTTCCAGCGCTGGATGGATTCGGCAACCTCGTCCGGCGCATGACCAGGTTTCAGAGTGACCAGCACGGTATTGACGAACGCGTTGCTGCTCTGTGAAGCAATCACGGCATCCAGCAAACCTGGATCACCGGGTCGATTGAAGACCGGGTTGGCTTCGGTGCGACGCCGGCTTTGCCAGATGGCATCGTTGTCCTTGAGGAACTGGGCCTCCTGGGCATCTTTGAGCGGAATGAATACCATCGGGTCGCCGCTGGACGACACCATGCGCCGTGTCAGCCCCACGACGGTGTAATGATTGCGGCGAATGGCAAGACGATCTCCCAGTTTGAAGCCGGTGGCGATGTCGGCCACAGCCTCGTAGTGACCGCGCGTGATCTGGCGTCCAGCGACGAGATAAGGAGGCCATCCGGGTGTAGCCCCCAACGCACCGGGCGCGATGCCGACCACCATGGTGCGTACATCACTCTCGCCCTTGCGTACCTGCATGGTCAGGTAGGTCGCGTTCGCTGCCTGTGAGACTCCCGGCATGGCGAGAATGGCGCGATACACGTCATCGTTGAGGCTGGACGACTCCGCATAAGGACCCAGAGTATCCTTTTGCACCACCCAAAGGTCAGCGCCACTGTTGTCGAGCAACGCCTTGCCGTCGTCCACCATGCCTCGGTACACCCCAGCCATGACTAGGGTGACGCCGATCAGCAGACCCAGACCGATGCCGGTGAAGACGAATTTCCCCCAGGCATGGAGAATGTCGCGGCCGGCCAGGCTGATCATCGTGAAACTCCCGGGATATGCTCGACCACATGGATGCGGCTGCGCGCCGTCAGTGCCTTTTCGCTATAGGTCACAACCTGGTCCCCATTCTTGAGCCCTTCGCGCACCTGCACGTAACCATTGAGGTCGGAAGTGCCGAGCTTGACCGGGGAGAAATGCAGATCACCATCCACGATTTGCCAGACACCAACTTTATCGCCTTCACGCTGGACGGCAGCGTTGGGGATCAGTGGAGCGGCCGGGAGCGCCGGCAAGTCAACCGTGACTTCGGCCAGTTCACCCACTGGTGGCAAAGGTTCTGGTTTGTTATCGAATGTCACCTTGGCAAGCGTTTCCTCGGTTACCGCGTCGGCCTTGGGTTCCACCCGCAGCACGCGACCTTTCAAGGTCTGGCCACCACGCGAACGCAGGACGATATGAGCCGGCAGCCCCCCAGCCAGCCCCGATGCGCTGATCTGGTCGAAGCGCACATTGATCCACAAACTCTTGGGGTCGATCACTTCCACCACGGCCTGGCCCGCGACGATGGTCGTGCCGGGATTGGCATCGCGCACGGCGACTACACCGTCGACCGGCGCGATCAGGCGCAGATTGCTCCGCTGCGCGACGAGTGCTTCGTGGTCGGAGCGTGCCCGGGCAATATCTTCCCGAGCGGCGGATAGGGCGGCATCGGCGATCTGCAGTTCCTGCCGCTTGGTGGTGACGATTTCCTCGCTGGTCGAGCGCACCGCAAACAATTGCTCATAGCGGCGCGCCTGGGTTTGCGCGTAGGCTTGCCGGGCTTCTGCCTCACGCAAAGCCGCTTCCGCCCGCTTGAATACAGACTCCTGTGAGCGCACCCGATCATCAAGGTCGACCGGCTCCATCTCGCCGAGCACCTGTCCGGCCTTGACCTGGTCGCCTACATGCACCTCCAGGCGTTTGACGCGCCCGGCAAACGTCGGCCCGATCTTGTAGGTGTAGCGCGCCTCCACCGTGCCGATGCCGAACAGCGCCGGTGTGATAGCCCGTGATTCCACGCTTGCCACCGTCACAGCGACCGGGGCGAGCGGCCCTGATCGCAGACCGACATAAATAAAAAGCACCAGCAAAGGAATGATGACGGCAAGCAGTGCCAGGGTGCGGCCTTGCAAGGGTAACTTTTTCATTGCGCACTCCTTATGCCACGTCGATAAATTGCAAAGACGCGCGGCGCATCGCGGTGCATACGTCCCACATCACCCGCCAACAGCGATTGCATGACCAAGCCCTGGATCGTGCCAATGAACAGCGTTGCCGCCGCCTCGTTGTCAAGCGAGGGAGACAACTCGCCGCTGGCCTTGCCTTTCTCGATGAGACGATGCAAACGTTCGCCGTAGCGCTGAATCAAGGTTTGCACCATGCGCTTGGCCGGTGTCGATTCGGCACGCTGAAGCTCACCAAACATCATTCTTGGCACGCCTGGGTGCTCAGCTACGAATTCGATGTGACTCATGAACATCGCCTCCATGGCTGCCAAGGGCGACTCGATTCCTTGTGCGGATCGATCGATTCTGGCTAATAGGCGTTCTGCTACCCACTCCATGACCGCCTGCCAAATGGCTTCCTTGTTCGGGAAGTGCCGAAACAGCGCACCCTGGGTCAAGTTCATGTGTTTAGCGATAGCCGCAGTGGTTATCTCGCTTGGGTTTTGTGAACCGGCAAGCGCCACGACGGACTCGACAGTTACGGCACGACGTTCATCGGCCGGCAGATGCTTTGGATGGGTGTCCACGAGCACTCCTTGCAAGATAGTAATTGATTACTATCTTACCACAAGAGGCAACTAAAACAAGAGAAAACCCGACGTACTCGTCAATATCTAGAGTCTGCAATGGGCTTAACGTGCTTTATTTTCCGTTTTCTGAGACGTCCCCAGTACTCGATTGCCGACTACCAGCTTGCGATTAAACTGCTTAGGATTCCATGAATAATGAACGGATGATGGTATTTGAGTGCTTTCACCTGAGAGGCTTTGCAGAGATAGGTTGTCCATCTCAAAATCGACCCCTTTCATCTTTAATATCTCACGCATCAGGGCATCGCTTCCCCCTGGGTTAGTAGGCATGGGTCTGCCTGTTAAGCTGTTAATCCTTGCCTTGGTATACAAGCCATAGCCAAGCTTTATTAGGGAAGGTGCGAATAAGTCCGAGATGTGAGATCATCGTGTTGTAACCTGAACCCAGAATGAGTAACCGGATGAGCCAGCAACTGACTTTTGCCGACAGTGAGTTTTCCAGTAAACGCCGCCAGACCCGCAAAGAAGTTTTCCTTGGCAGAATGGATGACTTGCTTCCCTGGGACAAATTACTTGGCGTTATCGAGCCTGTGTATCCCAAGGCCGGTAATGGTCGCAGGCCCTATCCGCTGGAAACCATGCTGCGTATTCACTGCATGCAGCAATGGTACAACCTGAGCGATGAGGCCATGGAAGATGCCCTCTATGAAATCGCCTCCATGCGCCAATTTGCTCGCCTGTCACTGGATAAAGCCATTCCAGACCGCACTACCATCATGAATTTCCGGCATTTGCTGGAGCAGCATGAACTGGCCCGCAAAATCTTCAGTACCGTTAATCACTGGCTAGCAGAGTGTGGCGTTCTAATGACCCAGGGCACCTTGGTGGATGCCACCATCATTCAAGCCCCCAGCTCTACCAAAAACAAACACAACAGCCGTGATGAAGACATGCACCAGACCAAGAAAGGTAACCAGTGGTACTTCGGCATGAAAGCGCACATTGGCGTGGACGCCAAAAGTGGCCTGACCCACAGTCTGGTGACCACGGCGGCTAACGAGCACGACCTCAATCAGGTTGGCAAGTTACTGCATGGCGATGAAGAATTTATCTCAGCCGATGCTGGTTATCAGGGGGCCGAAAAGCGCGATGAGCTCAGCGATGTCAGCGCAGACTGGCTTATCGCCAAGCGTCCCGGCAAAGTGAATGCATTGAAGCAACACCCGCGCAAGAACAAGCTGGCCATCCGTTACGAATACCTGAAAGCGAGTATCCGAGCGAAGGTTGAGCATCCATTTCGGATAGTAAAATGTCAGTTTGGTTTCGTCAAAGCCAGGTACAAGGGGCTGGCTAAAAATGACAGTCAACTGGCGATGTTATTCACCCTGGCGAACCTGGTTCGAGTTGACTAATTGATACGGGCACAGGCGAGATCTACCTGAAATGAGGAAATTGGCCTGAAACAGGGCCAAAATCAGCCACGAAGAGACGATTTTGGGCTGAAAATTGGAAAATTGAGCCACAGGACGTCGATAAAGGACGGTTTGGGGCGTCATATCGGGAGCTGCGGACCACTTAATCGCAGCTTCCCTAAGAAATATCAAAGTAGTCATATAGAATATAAATGAAATATTCATATTAGTTACATAGGGATTTCGTTTCTTAAATCTACGCTTTCTTCTCATTACAACATTCCAATTTACTAAAAAAGTAGCTGTGTCACGGTAAGTAAGGCTCCGTTCGGAGTGATATGTATTCCATCTTTCGTGCGAACTGTTGTCCCATCTATGACATCCTTGTATGTTTCACCAAGAACCGTTCGTGTATCTACGGTGGTGATCCCCTCTATCTGCGAAGCCGTCATTATGGCTTGTCGAGTGTTATCTAATAGTCTGTTTTTGGCGGGGTCTTTAAGGGTTGGAGGAAGTAACCAGATCACATTTTGGTTTCTGGCTTTTATGGTTTGGATAAAATGCCGAACTTTAGAGGTGTACTTTTCTTTTTCTGATATTTGAACATGGTCGTTAGTACCGAGAATCACGTAAACGGTATCGTATTCTTCAAAACTGAATTGCTCTGCGTATCTCTGCCAATCTAGGATCTTCTTTGTGGATAATCCGCTACCCACTTTGTATCGAGCATCAACCGCTTGGATTGTGCTGTACCCTTTAGCTATCTCATAGGTAAGCGAATCTCCTATAAAAACAGGTTTGCTGTACGACATAGAAGAAAATAAAAGGGAGCTGATTACTGAGACTTTATAAATATTCATTGCAACCCATATCAGTTATAAGCCAAATCTCACTACTTTGACCTGTGTTCTTTTTAAGCAATATCGAGCATGGTATAGATGCCATATCAATTTTAATTAATGTGTTGTCACTCCCCTTCACCTCATAGAGTTGCTTTATTTCATTTGCTTCAAGACCAGTAATCTCTCTTGCCAATACATCTATCGAAGCCACCAGAACTGACATGCTTATCTTGTGTGGCTTGCGTCACAAGATGCTCGTGTGTAGTGATCGCCCCTGTGGTAGAACCACAAGAGGACAAGAAAAAGCAAATTAATGCGATACAGCTTCTATTTATCCCCATCATTCCCCTCTGCCGTTTGAGCTTCAGAAATTACTTTTAAGCTATTCTCCCCTATATCAAAATCGCTTTTCATAAACTCAAGTGTAAAAGCCGTGGCTAAATACCGGCTTATCAAAAGTTCCTTTTTAACAAGCCCTCGCAAATGGCGTGGAGTTCCAACTGCATTTTCAAAAAAACGTGAATCCCATGAATGATCTCTGTTATCGCCAAGAACAAAAACATATCCATCAGGAATTACCCATTGTGTATAAATCGGCTTAACGAATGGTTTACGGTTATCAATGACATAATCATATTGTTGCGTATTACGTTCCTGAAGCGCCTGATAGGTACTCGTATGGTCATTATGATGGTTTAGCTGCCCGATCATCCTTCCGTTGATCTGGACCGACTTATCATCGGCATAAGTGATAGTATCGCCAGCCAATCCGATTATGCGTTTTACATAAATGAATGAAGGGAATGCAGGAGCTCGGAAAATCACTATATCTCCACGCATCAATTGCTCTTTTTGCGCGTCAACCGGCTTTGCAAAAATGAGATCACCGGCTTTCAATGTCGGTGCCATAGAGGATGTTGGGATAATATAATAGTCCAATAGGTAGGATTTAACGGACCACACAATAACTGATATTATTACCAAGCTAACAGTATAAAAACTAGGCTTACGTTTTCGATATATGAGGTAAAGAATTCGTAGGATAAGTGCAAGAATAAGGGTACTTATGAAGTTCATGAGCTTCAGCCTTCAGAAATTAAAAAGGCAATGTACCCGTTATATGGTATCTTTTTTCTTAGTAAACAGTCTTAAAAGTATCACTTTCTATTTTGGTGGTGCATAGTTACGGCTCTCAAATATCCATAAAACCATAACATATTAAAGTGGCTACTTATTTTTAAAGGCAAAAAATAACATATAGTGTCACTGGAAAAAACAAGATGTCCTATCTTGTTATTAACTGTTTTAAAGCTGATTGAATCAATATGATTTTTAGAGTGTTCAAAATAGATACGATAGCAATATACATAAATTGCAAGAAGAAAGAATGATGCGAATACCTTAGATAATTCAATTAACGGAATAGATTCAACAAAATCGCCTACTAATGCAATTAAAACAGTTAATATTAATACTGAAATATCAATTATATTTCTTTTTCGAATTAACATATATGCTGGATATACACAAATGACGGTTAAAAAAATGATCCGAATGAATGTAGTGTATTTATTCTTCATTAGACCACCATTCAGGAGCTGCTAATAAATCCTCTGAAACTTTCCAGCCAAAATTAATCAATATTTTCTTTATATTATAAGGTTTATCCATAAAATAACTCATGTGGATTTTATTGTTCCTTGTGAGCTGCCCTGCCCTAACTGAAGTAATACCGATGTAGGTTGTTAAATCTGACAGTGTATAACCCAAATACGTGACATCTGACAATTCGTCGATACGCTTATTTTCATGAATAGTGTTTAGGATACCCTCTAATTCAGTTTTAACAAACATATACAATTGTCTGCTGTCACTACCGGTTATTTTTTCACTTTCATTGCAGTGGTTATTATGGACATTGTCATTATCCTTGTTATTTTCAAGCCACCAATTAGGCGCATGTAAATTATTGCTGGTAACAACCCATCCATGATTAATAAGAACAAGCGCATTATTAAATGTATACTTTGAAAGTTTCACTTCATTAACTTCAGACAAAAATATTTCTTGCTTGTCAATGCATTCTAAAATACCAAGATCCATTAACATTGTAGTTATAGATGATTGATTTCTATGTATCTTATCTGCGATTGAGCTTAGGTTCATCTTGTTTTGTATCATGGAGATAACTGTATGAATTTCTTCATTAACCCATACTGTTTCATTACGATTCAAATCGTTAGTGTTGCTCATAGGAAATTGATCATTACTTACCCACCACTTGGGGGCTTTAAGAGATTCCTCCCTGTTTGATAACTCATATATCCAACCAAGTTCTAATAATTTAGGAATAAATGATGAATGAGGAATGAGGTGATTTAAATTAGTATTCCTAGCCGTAGATATCTTATTATCCTTATAGTTTATTTCACACAACCCCATGTTCAATAATTTTGAGAGGACATCATTTACACTACGTCCGATAAATCTGCATATCTTTTCGATGAAAAACGGCTCATTAATGGTTCCGAATAGTTTTGTTATTTCAGATAATGTCCATACCGTTAGATTTCGCATGTTTATTTCACTTGATGTAATTAAAATGGGAATAAACCGTAATTTTCACAGCCTAGTTCTTCTCTAGATTCTGTTGATATAATAATTTGTTTCAATTCGCTCAATAATTTTAATTGTTCAGTAATTACGTTCCTGTTTTCATTGTCAATAATATTTGTACTTGCAATTTCTTCAAATGCATCTTTCATATTGAAAATACTAATTCTTTCGATATTCACACAAGTATTAGATGCTAGATAATTAATTAACCAATTTAATTTTACTAATTTATAACAGTAAATAACACAAGTATGACCCACTCCAAATTCACCAGATAAAACATTTCTAGCGTGAAACACTAGTTCTTCATATACTTTTAGAAATGCTAAACTTTGTGACGTTTCGCGGTGATTCGTTAATAGTTCATTTACTTTTTCAATATTCGAGGATAGATCATTTTCTTCAGGGAATGTGATTGTCACTGATTCTTGTTGCTGCCAATTTTGATTTTTATTATTAAGGTGTATTTCCACATACTTTTGTAACCATATGTATTTAGTTTCATTTGATGGTATGGATGTGTAAAATATAAAAAAAGGAACGTTAAATAATAATGCGTATTTTATTGTTTTAACAGGAAAACTTAGTTTTACAGTTTTATCAAATGAACTGACAGTTCCTTTAGATTGTACAAAAAACAATCACCAGTTGATTCTTTATTATCAAAAAGCTCAATCATGAAATCTGAGCCGTAATCTCTTTCACCAATGGAACGTAACACCCAATTGTTACTGGGTATCTGATTGTGGACTATCTTTATAGCTTCAGTTTCTACAAAATGCGATTGTGATCTCATTTGTGTTATATCTCTAATAATATTGCAGATTACGTGCAGCAGCCTCTAAGCGTGTTACACCTCGTTTATCATATCGCTGTGTAGTAGCGACACTACTGTGCCCCATAGCTTCTCTGACAGTAAGTAGGTCCTCACCTAGTTCTAACAACTTAGTGGCATAGGTTCGTCGGCAATCATGCGGTGTAAATGAATCTGAGGCTGAATCTTTCACCAATTTATCAATAATATACCGTAAACCATCGGTTGTTATTCTATCGCAAGTCACATCATCATTTTTACGTATGCGGGTAAAAACTGCACCGGTATGATCCCCTCTTACAGTTTCTATCCATAAGCGAATACGACGGAGCGTGTCACTTGGCATGAAGTTAGTTCTTTCTTTGTTTCCTTTACCCATGATTTTAATGGAGTAATTATCAAAATTGATATCTTCCATATTCAACAAAGTGACTTCAGCACGGCGCAAACCACAGCCAAGCATTAATGATACAATCGCCGCATCACGTACCGAGACTGCGGTATTTATGCTATCAAGATGCTGATAAATATGCGTTATTTCACTACTACTCAGTGAACGCCCTCGACCAATACGGTTCCCTCGAATCCGGCGTATGCTTCTAATATCCTGATATGTATCACTATCTATGACTCGTGATGCTCTGGCTTCTTCAGCCACCCCTTTAATGGCACTCAATATCAAGTTGATACTATTTGGGGTCTTTTTCTCCAGTATTAATTTCTGAAGTACCAATTGAACGGCATCTCGATCTATGATGGACCAATCGAAAGTAAACGGGTCCATAGCACGAAACAATTTCACCACTGACACTAGGCAGGATCGCATT
This window contains:
- a CDS encoding tyrosine-type recombinase/integrase; this encodes MSVVKLFRAMDPFTFDWSIIDRDAVQLVLQKLILEKKTPNSINLILSAIKGVAEEARASRVIDSDTYQDIRSIRRIRGNRIGRGRSLSSSEITHIYQHLDSINTAVSVRDAAIVSLMLGCGLRRAEVTLLNMEDINFDNYSIKIMGKGNKERTNFMPSDTLRRIRLWIETVRGDHTGAVFTRIRKNDDVTCDRITTDGLRYIIDKLVKDSASDSFTPHDCRRTYATKLLELGEDLLTVREAMGHSSVATTQRYDKRGVTRLEAAARNLQYY
- the lepB gene encoding signal peptidase I; translated protein: MNFISTLILALILRILYLIYRKRKPSFYTVSLVIISVIVWSVKSYLLDYYIIPTSSMAPTLKAGDLIFAKPVDAQKEQLMRGDIVIFRAPAFPSFIYVKRIIGLAGDTITYADDKSVQINGRMIGQLNHHNDHTSTYQALQERNTQQYDYVIDNRKPFVKPIYTQWVIPDGYVFVLGDNRDHSWDSRFFENAVGTPRHLRGLVKKELLISRYLATAFTLEFMKSDFDIGENSLKVISEAQTAEGNDGDK
- a CDS encoding efflux RND transporter periplasmic adaptor subunit — protein: MKKLPLQGRTLALLAVIIPLLVLFIYVGLRSGPLAPVAVTVASVESRAITPALFGIGTVEARYTYKIGPTFAGRVKRLEVHVGDQVKAGQVLGEMEPVDLDDRVRSQESVFKRAEAALREAEARQAYAQTQARRYEQLFAVRSTSEEIVTTKRQELQIADAALSAAREDIARARSDHEALVAQRSNLRLIAPVDGVVAVRDANPGTTIVAGQAVVEVIDPKSLWINVRFDQISASGLAGGLPAHIVLRSRGGQTLKGRVLRVEPKADAVTEETLAKVTFDNKPEPLPPVGELAEVTVDLPALPAAPLIPNAAVQREGDKVGVWQIVDGDLHFSPVKLGTSDLNGYVQVREGLKNGDQVVTYSEKALTARSRIHVVEHIPGVSR
- a CDS encoding ABC transporter permease, whose amino-acid sequence is MISLAGRDILHAWGKFVFTGIGLGLLIGVTLVMAGVYRGMVDDGKALLDNSGADLWVVQKDTLGPYAESSSLNDDVYRAILAMPGVSQAANATYLTMQVRKGESDVRTMVVGIAPGALGATPGWPPYLVAGRQITRGHYEAVADIATGFKLGDRLAIRRNHYTVVGLTRRMVSSSGDPMVFIPLKDAQEAQFLKDNDAIWQSRRRTEANPVFNRPGDPGLLDAVIASQSSNAFVNTVLVTLKPGHAPDEVAESIQRWKRLTVYTRAQMEDILVGKLIATSAKQIGMFLVILAIVSAAIVAFIIYSLTMDKIREIAVLKLIGTRNRTIAAMIMQQALALGVIGFVVGKITATFSAPAFPKYVLLTPMDSVAGFFAVLVICVLASLVAISMALKVDPAEAIGG
- a CDS encoding TetR/AcrR family transcriptional regulator produces the protein MDTHPKHLPADERRAVTVESVVALAGSQNPSEITTAAIAKHMNLTQGALFRHFPNKEAIWQAVMEWVAERLLARIDRSAQGIESPLAAMEAMFMSHIEFVAEHPGVPRMMFGELQRAESTPAKRMVQTLIQRYGERLHRLIEKGKASGELSPSLDNEAAATLFIGTIQGLVMQSLLAGDVGRMHRDAPRVFAIYRRGIRSAQ
- a CDS encoding IS5-like element ISEc68 family transposase, whose translation is MSQQLTFADSEFSSKRRQTRKEVFLGRMDDLLPWDKLLGVIEPVYPKAGNGRRPYPLETMLRIHCMQQWYNLSDEAMEDALYEIASMRQFARLSLDKAIPDRTTIMNFRHLLEQHELARKIFSTVNHWLAECGVLMTQGTLVDATIIQAPSSTKNKHNSRDEDMHQTKKGNQWYFGMKAHIGVDAKSGLTHSLVTTAANEHDLNQVGKLLHGDEEFISADAGYQGAEKRDELSDVSADWLIAKRPGKVNALKQHPRKNKLAIRYEYLKASIRAKVEHPFRIVKCQFGFVKARYKGLAKNDSQLAMLFTLANLVRVD
- a CDS encoding ABC transporter ATP-binding protein, which produces MSGKGIHIESLSKRYGDGDTAVFALRDVNMHVAPGEVVGLIGPSGSGKSTLLKCLGAVIEPTAGRMTLGDEVIYADGWKVRDLRALRRDKIGFVFQAPYLIPFLDVTDNVALLPMLAGVANGESRAKALELLTALDVQHRARAMPSQLSGGEQQRVAIARGLVNRPPVILADEPTAPLDSERAMAVIRILNDMARKLETAIIVVTHDEKIIPTFKRIYHIRDGVTHEEAGEGREFE
- a CDS encoding DUF4365 domain-containing protein translates to MFFVQSKGTVSSFDKTVKLSFPVKTIKYALLFNVPFFIFYTSIPSNETKYIWLQKYVEIHLNNKNQNWQQQESVTITFPEENDLSSNIEKVNELLTNHRETSQSLAFLKVYEELVFHARNVLSGEFGVGHTCVIYCYKLVKLNWLINYLASNTCVNIERISIFNMKDAFEEIASTNIIDNENRNVITEQLKLLSELKQIIISTESREELGCENYGLFPF
- a CDS encoding GDSL-type esterase/lipase family protein; this encodes MNIYKVSVISSLLFSSMSYSKPVFIGDSLTYEIAKGYSTIQAVDARYKVGSGLSTKKILDWQRYAEQFSFEEYDTVYVILGTNDHVQISEKEKYTSKVRHFIQTIKARNQNVIWLLPPTLKDPAKNRLLDNTRQAIMTASQIEGITTVDTRTVLGETYKDVIDGTTVRTKDGIHITPNGALLTVTQLLF